The nucleotide window TTCTTAGATATGTGAATGCAGCCAATCCGCTGCCGGATTCCGACTTACTTGTTGATAAAACTTGAGCATATGCATCTGCATCATATCTCTCCAATGCATTTTCCCCAGCAAGTTCTGCTCTAGCTGTTGTTGTTGCCATCTTCACCTGGTGAACTAACCCTTCAGGTGAGCAATATGCAAAGTCAGGCTGCTCTCTGTCCTTCATTTCCATGCAGGTGAAATTGAAGACAACTCCATGTTTTGCCAGCATCCTTGCTATAGGCAGATATCCATCGTTATGTCGTGTGTTATAGTAGCCAGCAGTTAGTTCAGCTGCGTGTGACCTTGCTCTGTAATGCCAGTGGATTCCAGCAACTTTCCCTGATAGTTTCACCCCAGTTGTTTGGAATATTCCTTTAGCAGATACGAGGATCCTCTCACCGTGTTCCAGCAATTTACCAGAGTACCATTCCAGAAAGAACTGTCCATATTCAGTGTTCCATGTTCCTTCCCTTTTGAAAAATCCAGTATCCTCAGGAAATTGATTGTACTGGCCTGAGTCATGGGGTCCTCCTCCTCCCCATTCTTTCTTTCCAATGTCTTCGGCTGCTGCTGCCAAGGATGCTTTCATATACTGCATGACAAACAAGTCATTTTAGTCCATAGatattttgaagttttttattttatcttctgtGTGATATCCTTGTTATAAGTCAATAGGGACCAATGGTTATGAAACATTACCAATACATTCATTCTTTAGGATTAAAgtacaaaagaaagtttaaattaatgttttttttaaataccttGTCATAACATTGGAATTCTCCAATTCCGGGAAACCTCCAAGTTCCATTGGTTTCCGGATAAGAAGGATATCTCAGCTCTCCACAAGGACCCATCCCCACTTGTATTTCCTGCAAAAGTATTGATCTTAAAAGTTCAAATTTCATTCAAGGCAGAGGGATGGAGAAAATGTTGAAATGACAACTTATCAAGCATCTGATAGGCCCCGAATGTTTTTaagtttgttctttttttcCTATGCTTAGACTCTAGTAGGATAAGTTTCGCTAAgtatttataagataaaaaaaaaaaagatagagagTAAACTCATAAGTTTCTcccataaagtttttttttagatgCTCCCATgaagttaaaattagcttatatgCAACTTAAAATCAGCTTTTTGGATAAATGAAAACCatataacttattaaaaaacataaggttttttttagaaaaaggaTGCCTGAGAGCATTACAGTAAAGCTAAGCATCCCAACTATGTATAAATCATTTAACTtacacataaattaattttaactcaaaagagaagtttattttttcttattttttcttttataaatatgtatGAAGAAGTTTATCCAGAACCTAATAAGATAACGTTCACTGCAAGCTCAAAATTACAAGGGAATTTCTTGTACGTTTGTTTGATTCCTGACTCCAAGTGTAGCGCATGGAACACGCATTTTAGGGAATGGACCATATTATCAGTAGTGGATTTTCGTGACAGACACAAATATCTCAgaatataaacaattttattatattgcaGTTTCTGTATCCTATATCAGCAGTGTCTATGTATAGCAGTTTGTAGCATTATTAGTTGCTGAATTGCTTACCACGATAACACTGCCCAAGTAATCTCTGAATCTGTCACGAAAGCTTCTCATGTAGTCAGAGTACACTTGGAGAGGAGTCCTTCCTCTTAGAACAGGAACTGAATCACAGCCCAAGGAGATGTACTCAGGATTCCTCCTCCCTGATCTGTCTGTGTAAACCAGCTCAGGGTTCTTGCTGATTTCTTCCAACACCCATGGTGGTAGAGGAATGCTGAAAAAAAGAGAGTACAATACTAAGACAATTGTAACAAAATGCTGATAACTTGACCTTGGTCCTCCTAACAAAATCTCTTAGCTCATATCATCTACCATATTAGATTATCTGTGTGTTTGGATTGGCATCGTGATCGgcatttaatcaaattttcacGTCAGGATGCACACCAAAAGCAACTAAAAGTTGCTTCTGTGATTCATGTTTGAGTTATTTAGATGTGAATccaaacaaactaattataacaataacattttcttttcttttttaaatgttttattttcctttcgCTGAATATTTCTCCATCACATGTGAGAGTTCAAAAACGATTACGTGCTTGCTTGGTTTCAAAACATCAATTTCCAGCAAGAtgcaaatttaaaaacaaaaaaataattttcacaaGTAACATAAAACAAGTAGTCTCATACCATCCACCATAATACTATTAGAGAATATAACAGTAACACTTCCCTTTCCTCCTTCTGTTTAAAGAAAAATGCTAGCAGTACTCCCTCTAACAACTCTATCTCATGATTTAAAAGTGGAattcacaaaaaattatgatttccaatcaattatttaaattttttactttcatgTCGCTGACTATGTCTCCATAAAATGGAACAATTCAAAAAGGATTACGTGCCTTGCTTGGTTTCAAAACATCAATTTCTAACAAGgggaaaattaaaaagaaaagatgatAAAAACGAGTACTGTCATACCTGCAATTGTCTCCAACATTGCCCCCACACTGATGGAAAGACATAACAACTTGAAGCTTCAAACCATGCATTTGCACCATCTGTACAAGCTCAGCATATGGCTCCCAGTTGTACTTCAAAGGCCCATCTTTCTCCACCAAACCCCACCAAGCATCCACCATTACACCTTCAACTCCTGCACTCTTCAGGGCCATCAAACTCGCATTCATTGCTCTAGGCTTGTTCAATCTTCCTTCCATTGTTACCGTGTCCAGTGGCAGCATCACATACACAGGTACTCTCTTCGAATCATTGTGGTTATGTGCAACCGATGGAGCAAGCACCTTCTCCCATTTCTCGCTTCTACTTGCTTCATTGAAGCTGTTCTCGCGAGTGTGATGCGCTTCTTGCATTGAATTTTTCGCCCGGAGACGGACCAATggcttgaattttgaaaaactaaCTGTCGCAGGGATATCATCAGAAGTTTTAAGGACTTTGGTTTCCTTCTGATTAATAAAAGAAGTTGAAGAACGAAGTGTTAGAGCCATATTTTGAAGATGAAGGAAGGATATGTAGGAATTGTTCAAGATGGTATGCTTGTATTTATAAGAAAGAACTTGCTGGGTTGAGGAGTTGAACTAGACAACATTGGTGGGCTCTTATTGAAAAGTGGAAAAATTGGAAAAAGTGCAAAAAATCAAAACTAGTCTGTTCTGTTTGAACCTTGCTTACGTGTTTCCACCTATTCCATACTTATCTAACTCAAAACGTATGAGCCTCAGTTTTTAACGCTTATTTATTAGCCTTTAGCCTTCAGTTTTTAAGGTATGAGCCTCAGTATGTTCAAGTGAAAATTTCGAGCCGTCCCCTAAACAATAAATAACATATCTTGAGGCTATGCAATCCTCTTGACATTTTGAATTAATTGTGATTTAATTCAATTGAAATTGTTCAACCCACTAGGGTAAGCTTAGAAATGGGGTCGGGGTAATATGCATAAGGTTTAGGTCGTCTATTCGAACCTCATTGGAGGACACTTGTCACAATATGTGACTTCGTGCATAGATCAATATTGCTTAgacgttatatatatatatatgtatatgtatatattgcTTAGACGTTTTGCTAAACTTGTTGCACTGCCTTAATGAATGTTTGTTTCCTAGTGCTTTAATCTGAAATGAAATGAATGCTAAAATAGAATCAGCttgaattgttaaaaaaaagtaacaaaaatttACATCTTTGATCTAAATTATTGAAATGAATTCTTGGATAGCAGTTGCAAACAGCTTTCAACAGTGAAGCCAAAATTGAATGTGCCAAAATGtaaagtttaattatttgttttcttttctttttctgtgaTATAAACATATTGGTTGGCGAGATAATTGATGAGTGGCTTTGTATTCCCGCCATAAGACAAACCCCACCAAATGAAGTAGCTTGTCACTGGCTTCTGCCTTTTCCCACAAACTGGGTTTTCATGGATGAAAATGTCtcataatttcaataatttcttGGTTCTGGTTCACCTGGCTCAGGATAAGAAATGTTGAATGTTCATTTAGTTAGGAAAACCTGTGGTTCAGAGCAAGTCTTTGGTTTCATTAGTCTTGAACCGTTCTTTCCGCGTGTTTTTGATAACTACACAATTTTTCATACCATTTCAGATTTAACATATGCATTTTATTGATGGGaattaatagaattttaatGTTGACCAATAATGTATAGCCGTGGAATGTGGAcgagaagtatttttttgtcatcTGGCAACAATTTTCCTAATACCTACCACAAACTTGCAATTATTTGGTTTGATAACGTCCAAAATATATGACGCTTTGCAGGAAGAATTAAAATGCTGATGAGATTCTCCATTTGCTAATATGCTGAACTTTTATGAATTACTAACTGTTGATAGCTTGTTTGGATTTGCATCTAGCATTCACATGTTCCCGTCCCAGTGGGATaagactttgttgttgttgtatccaCGTCTTCACACCAAATAATGTAGAAGTTGTGACAACACAAATCCAAACACACCAAATAATGTAGAAGTTGTGACAACCGCAAATCCAAACATGCTATTAATCTGGCTGGTAAAGCCTTTGTCCTGCTTATCCATTATCTGATTGATTAAAAAGGATAGTAACAACAGAAAATAACGCAAAAGTTTCCGTAATTGTAGAGGAAAAatttggatgattttttttttagaggaatttCGATGAATTTATTATTCGAGATTCTTTGACTTTGATATGTGGATATGATGATTTAAGGGAAACAAACCATTCTCAAGTCTGCAAGACTGATTTAGTTAAGCAGAACTTGATAATCAACTTATTGTAATATGATTAGTAGATAACTATGCTTCTTAAGCATGTTATCACGAGTTTAATCTTTAGGTTCAGGTGTGTGGAACAACATCTTTTACTAAAACAAAACTTGATAGCCAACATGGTGTAGATTGATTGACAAATACCCATTCTCCTTAAACATGTGCCCTGATGATCGATCCCTAAGTTCATGTATAAAAAACATCTGTAGTTGAAGAGATTAGTATCTGATTTTGggccaaaaaatatattggataaaaaaaaaagagtagaacTTGATTGTTATAACctaatcaatcaaattaatttaatgttcATGTCCCttttatatagatagataggtTTATATCCTTTTGAAATGAGACTTTCATTAGGCCTACATTGGATTTTAGGATCAAGATTTCCCCgcagttaaaattttaactgcacaaatcttaatcatgaaaaatgtttcgttatttattaaaataaagcataatttttttttcaaaatttatggaCCGTTGGATTACAACTGCATGGAGGTGGAGTTGAATTCCAAACTCTAGAGGATCCAATTTCTCAATACCATGCTGTTAAATAGACACTACATATCCTCAAAGTAAATCTTTAGAGTGAAGAGTCATACCATTTTATTTCCAATTTAAAAAGAGTTTGAATTTAAGAGTACGTCATGCACACCTATGACATAGgtttatttctatttcaattttcaacttcttttaaataataaaaagaataaattaagttaacataataaaattagaaCTTATACATCTCATAGATTAGATCTTAGGTGTTAATGTGGACACCTCAATGGATGTCTACACCTTGAGAgagaaagtaataaaaaaagagagaaataataaatttggtaggtgatatttttttttttataataacaacaacaaacctAAATCTGCATGCATACTACCTAAATCCCCACATCTAGGCCGACCCTAGTGATTAATTTGACGAGTGATATGATGCCAAAGGAGAAGAGATAAAGGGAAATGAGAGTTATTAATGAACCTGGATTGTTAATCAAATTTCTATGCATTCAACAATTTAATATCAAATagttcatattttatttcaataaattagaattaaaacacgcatttaaaatttgaattgtttgatcttctataaataaagtGACAACATAAATGCATGTAAATTTGACCTTAGTGAATTCAATTTTAGGTTATGGTCATGTATCACTAATTCATTATTAAATCATAGGTCAAATGACTTATTtggttttttatcttttttttattcttttttattt belongs to Glycine soja cultivar W05 chromosome 5, ASM419377v2, whole genome shotgun sequence and includes:
- the LOC114412241 gene encoding beta-amylase 3, chloroplastic-like; amino-acid sequence: MALTLRSSTSFINQKETKVLKTSDDIPATVSFSKFKPLVRLRAKNSMQEAHHTRENSFNEASRSEKWEKVLAPSVAHNHNDSKRVPVYVMLPLDTVTMEGRLNKPRAMNASLMALKSAGVEGVMVDAWWGLVEKDGPLKYNWEPYAELVQMVQMHGLKLQVVMSFHQCGGNVGDNCSIPLPPWVLEEISKNPELVYTDRSGRRNPEYISLGCDSVPVLRGRTPLQVYSDYMRSFRDRFRDYLGSVIVEIQVGMGPCGELRYPSYPETNGTWRFPGIGEFQCYDKYMKASLAAAAEDIGKKEWGGGGPHDSGQYNQFPEDTGFFKREGTWNTEYGQFFLEWYSGKLLEHGERILVSAKGIFQTTGVKLSGKVAGIHWHYRARSHAAELTAGYYNTRHNDGYLPIARMLAKHGVVFNFTCMEMKDREQPDFAYCSPEGLVHQVKMATTTARAELAGENALERYDADAYAQVLSTSKSESGSGLAAFTYLRMNKRLFEGDNWRHLVDFVRNMSEGGRRERLPAADSHGSDLYVGHIKATREKHTQEAALV